One segment of Clarias gariepinus isolate MV-2021 ecotype Netherlands chromosome 6, CGAR_prim_01v2, whole genome shotgun sequence DNA contains the following:
- the zgc:66479 gene encoding uncharacterized protein zgc:66479, translating into MARRRGKSSSSKQDDNWLPLEPPAGHSSRGFSEYVIPGVLLLIIAVGGSALGWVCSDHQQTIDSLSETLASMQARIIKLQQQLEPDNAAQLASEGGFEERLVALEDAYAKAQRQVELALATSEQIKSKDLQNKVWSLQTEMNDKLAELQQNTISIAALSAIIKNKSIEFEVVKQSVSTMLSTNTELSLQMSGFSSQLSFTNLRLDEQISVVDGLMSRLEGQKREINEIKDLFATNRELLATNTQEVIDIKELLESEQIKRTHKLERQLRSLYHRLEDLQTNTDKIYVHLTAQMEALQNQRLSENQQSSRPEEEVHIEEQVTTSDNKERKKMENTKEKDKFREEVKVEDGEKEEDSVNGKQPVAEEFEPQEWPVDKPTKESQSPSAEVGTETEVGATEEQKELHISGEKETLQEAHTVTNEMKETVDDKLQTTLEDLDQVTLKTGEFVDKKVEVNEEDIRIHSEKANIVTSEPEKPIEVPDANQINLNDSSTTPTETEETSAVKQEELNSAQEMQMGSEETDMPTHIIDEENTDHTVEEIQKILNKILTTEIKSQEDGDTEQESGTAVEEIPILSDETDTATNGNVDDQMRDIIPAEPEQEEVEEPLAKSAKETLKAE; encoded by the exons ATGGCGAGACGCAGAGGAAAGAGTAGCAGCAGTAAACAGGATGATAACTGGTTACCTTTAGAGCCGCCTGCGGGACATTCGTCCCGAGGATTTAGCGAGTATGTAATCCCGGGTGTTTTACTGCTGATCATCGCTGTCGGCGGGTCAGCACTCGGCTGGGTCTGTAGCGATCACCAACAAACCATCGACAGTCTGTCGGAAACGCTGGCGTCCATGCAGGCGAGAATCATCAAGCTGCAGCAGCAACTAGAGCCTGATAACGCAGCACAG CTGGCCAGTGAGGGTGGTTTTGAAGAACGCCTGGTGGCTCTGGAAGATGCCTATGCTAAAGCACAGAGACAGGTTGAACTTGCCCTTGCCACATCTGAGCAAATTAAGTCCAAAGACCTTCAAAACAAAGTGTGGTCCCTGCAAACCGAGATGAACGACAAACTGGCAGAGCTTCAGCAGAACACAATCTCCATCGCTGCCCTAAGTGCAATTATTAAGAACAAAAGTATTGAGTTTGAGGTTGTAAAGCAGAGTGTCAGCACCATGTTGAGTACTAATACAGAGCTATCGCTTCAGATGTCTGGGTTTTCTAGCCAGCTTTCATTCACCAATTTACGTTTGGACGAGCAGATCTCTGTTGTCGATGGTCTGATGTCCCGGTTAGAGGGTCAAAAGAGGGAGatcaatgaaataaaagatttatttgcAACCAACCGGGAATTACTTGCTACAAATACACAAGAGGTGATTGATATTAA GGAGCTGCTGGAATCTGAACAAATTAAGCGGACTCACAAACTTGAAAGACAGCTGAGGTCTCTATACCATCGTCTGGAAGATCTTCAGACGAATACAGACAAAATTTATGTCCACCTCACAGCTCAGATGGAGGCTTTACAGAACCAG CGCCTGTCTGAAAATCAGCAATCCAGCAGACCTGAAGAAGAGGTTCACATTGAGGAACAGGTCACCACATCAGacaacaaagagagaaaaaaaatggaaaatactaaagaaaaagacaaatttaGAGAAGAGGTTAAAGTGGAAGAtggagaaaaagaagaggatTCAGTTAATGGGAAGCAACCAGTTGCTGAAGAATTCGAACCACAGGAATGGCCTGTGGATAAGCCTACAAAAGAGAGTCAATCTCCCTCAGCCGAAGTGGGCACAGAAACTGAAGTGGGggctactgaagaacaaaaagaGCTGCATATTTCAGGGGAGAAAGAGACTTTACAGGAGGCACACACGGTCACAAATGAAATGAAGGAGACTGTTGATGATAAGCTGCAGACAACTTTGGAGGATTTAGATCAAGTGACTCTTAAAACAGGGGAATTTGTGGATAAGAAAGTGGAAGTAAATGAGGAAGATATTAGAATTCATTCAGAAAAGGCAAACATTGTTACAAGTGAACCAGAGAAGCCAATAGAGGTGCCTGATGCAAATCagattaatttaaatgattcaaGCACCACCCCTACTGAAACAGAGGAAACTAGTGCGGTGAAGCAAGAAGAGTTGAATTCAGCACAGGAAATGCAGATGGGTTCAGAGGAAACAGACATGCCCACACATATAATTGATGAGGAAAACACAGATCATACTGTAGAAGAAAtccaaaagattttaaataaaatattaactacAGAAATAAAGTCCCAGGAAGATGGTGATACAGAGCAAGAATCTGGGACTGCGGTGGAGGAGATTCCGATTTTGTCAGATGAGACAGACACCGCAACAAATGGGAATGTAGACGATCAAATGAGAGACATTATCCCAGCTGAGCCTGAGCAGGAAGAAGTGGAGGAGCCTTTGGCAAAGTCTGCTAAAGAAACATTAAAAGCAGAATAA